A genomic region of Oryza glaberrima chromosome 1, OglaRS2, whole genome shotgun sequence contains the following coding sequences:
- the LOC127760386 gene encoding putative disease resistance protein RGA1, with the protein MAEGALASTIVRQVLTKFGSSVWDELALLCTFRADLAAMEAQFATIRAVLADAEARGGAGGDAAVRDWLRRLRDVAHDIDDFLDACHTDLRRGEGGGDCSVCGGLTPRSFAMAHRLRSLRRELGAVAASKDRFSLSPDARPPASRQLPSVPPMRETISMVDEAKTVGRSADKERLMRLVLDAAGDDDDDDDDGVSVIPIVGIGGLGKTTLAQLAFNDRRANDEVFDPRIWVSMSAGFSLATLVQAVHPIVAAPSEWCDLATTTTTNLEAIARFLSMAFTGNKYLLVLDDVWSESHDEWERLRLLLRGGKRGSKIIVTTRSRRIGMMVGTVPPLMLKSLSDEDCWELFKRKAFEEADEELYPKLVRIGKEIVPKCGGVPLAAKALGSMLRFKRNEESWIAVRDSEIWQLDKEETILPSLKLSYDQMPPVLKQCFAYCSVFPRNHEIDKGKLIQQWVALGFVEPSKYGCQPVSDKADDCFEHLLWMSFLQEVDQQDLSKKGLEVDGRVKYKIHDLVHDLAQSVAGDEVQIISAKRVNGRTEACRYASLHDDMGSTDVLWSMLRKVRAFHSWGRSLDINLFLHSGFLRVLDLRGSQIMELPQSVGKLKHLRYLDLSSSLISTLPNCISSLHNLQTLHLYNCINLNVLPMSVCALENLEILNLSACNFHSLPDSIGHLQNLQDLNLSLCSFLVTLPSSIGTLQSLHLLNLKGCGNLEILPDTICSLQNLHFLNLSRCGVLQALPKNIGNLSNLLHLNLSQCTDLESIPTSIGRIKSLHILDLSHCSSLSELPGSIGGLHELQILILSHHASSLALPVSTSHLPNLQTLDLSWNLGLEELPESIGNLHSLKTLILFQCWSLRKLPESITNLMMLESLNFVGCENLAKLPDGMTRITNLKHLRNDQCRSLKQLPNGFGRWTKLETLSLLMIGDKHSSITELKDLNNLTGELRIECWSHKMDLTTAAKRANWRNKKKLSKLTLLWTIPCSVDDFENVETFLEVLVPPENLEVLEIDGYMGTRFPSWMMKSMESWLPNLVSLDLSNIPNCSCLPPLGHIPYLQSLHLRYMAGVHSMSSEILVKRQKCVLYQSLKELHFEDMPNLETWPTSAATDDRATQPEGSMFPVLKTVTATGCPKLRPKPCLPDAITDLSISDSSEILSVRKMFGSSSSTSASLLRRLWIRKSDVSSSEWKLLQHRPKLEELTIEYCEMLRVLAEPIRYLTTLRKLKISNCTELDALPEWIGDLVALESLQISCCPKLVSIPKGLQHLTALEELTVTACSSELNENCRKDTGKDWFKICHIPNIVIS; encoded by the coding sequence ATGGCGGAGGGTGCTCTCGCCTCGACCATCGTGAGGCAGGTGCTGACCAAGTTCGGCTCCTCCGTCTGGGACGAGCTCGCGCTCCTCTGTACCTTCAGGGCGGACCTCGCGGCCATGGAGGCCCAGTTCGCCACCATCCGCGCCgtgctcgccgacgccgaggcgcgcggcggcgccggcggcgacgccgccgtccgcgacTGGCTCCGCAGGCTCAGGGACGTCGCCCACGACATCGACGACTTCCTCGACGCCTGCCACAccgacctccgccgcggcgagggcgggggcGACTGCTCCGTGTGCGGCGGCCTCACGCCGCGCTCGTTCGCCATGGCGCACAGGCTGAGGTCCCTCAGGCGCGAGCtgggcgccgtcgccgcatCCAAGGACAGGTTCTCCCTGAGCCCCgacgcccgcccgcccgcgtcGCGGCAGCTCCCCTCCGTCCCACCCATGCGCGAGACCATCTCCATGGTCGACGAGGCCAAGACGGTGGGGAGGAGCGCGGACAAGGAGAGGCTCATGAGGCTGGTCCTCGAcgcggcgggcgacgacgacgacgacgacgacgacggcgtctcCGTCATCCCCATCGTCGGCATCGGCGGCCTCGGCAAGACGACGCTGGCGCAGCTGGCGTTCAACGACCGGAGGGCCAACGACGAGGTGTTCGACCCCCGGATCTGGGTCTCCATGTCCGCCGGCTTCAGCCTCGCCACGCTGGTCCAGGCCGTGCACCCCATCGTCGCCGCGCCCAGCGAGTGGTGCGacctcgccaccaccaccaccaccaacctgGAGGCCATCGCGCGCTTCTTGTCCATGGCGTTCACGGGGAACAAGTACCTGCTGGTCCTCGACGACGTGTGGAGCGAGAGCCACGACGAGTGGGAGCGGCTGAGGCTGCTCCTCAGGGGCGGCAAGCGGGGCAGCAAGATCATCGTGACGACGCGGAGCCGGAGGATCGGCATGATGGTGGGCACCGTGCCGCCATTGATGCTCAAGAGCCTCTCTGATGAGGATTGCTGGGAGCTGTTCAAGAGGAAGGCCTTTGAGGAAGCAGATGAGGAATTGTACCCAAAATTGGTCAGGATAGGGAAGGAGATTGTCCCCAAATGCGGCGGCGTGCCGCTGGCGGCGAAGGCCCTTGGGAGCATGCTGAGGTTCAAGAGGAATGAGGAATCATGGATTGCTGTCAGGGACAGTGAGATTTGGCAGCTGGATAAGGAGGAGACCATCTTGCCATCTCTCAAACTCAGCTATGATCAAATGCCACCCGTTCTGAAGCAATGCTTCGCGTATTGCTCGGTGTTTCCTCGAAACCATGAGATTGACAAGGGTAAGCTTATTCAGCAATGGGTTGCTCTTGGCTTTGTTGAACCCTCAAAGTATGGTTGCCAGCCGGTTTCTGATAAAGCGGACGACTGTTTTGAGCACTTGTTGTGGATGTCATTCCTTCAAGAGGTAGACCAACAGGATTTGTCAAAGAAAGGATTAGAGGTTGATGGAAGAGTTAAGTACAAAATTCACGACTTGGTGCATGACCTTGCTCAGTCTGTTGCGGGGGATGAAGTTCAGATCATAAGTGCTAAGCGAGTCAATGGGAGGACAGAAGCTTGCCGCTATGCATCATTGCATGATGATATGGGGTCGACCGATGTTCTTTGGAGCATGCTTCGCAAAGTCCGTGCGTTTCATTCCTGGGGCCGTAGTCTTGACATTAATTTATTTCTTCACTCCGGGTTCTTGAGAGTACTAGATTTGCGCGGCAGCCAAATTATGGAGCTCCCTCAATCGGTTGGTAAATTGAAGCATTTGAGATACTTGGACCTTTCTTCATCCCTTATCAGTACTCTGCCCAATTGCATCAGTAGTCTCCACAATTTGCAAACTCTTCATTTATACAATTGCATAAATCTCAATGTGCTGCCCATGTCAGTATGTGCCCTTGAGAACCTAGAAATCTTGAATCTTTCAGCTTGCAACTTCCATAGCTTGCCAGATTCTATAGGACATCTTCAAAACCTACAAGATCTTAACTTGTCCCTTTGCAGTTTCCTTGTGACATTACCTAGCTCTATTGGTACACTCCAAAGTTTGCATTTGCTGAACTTGAAAGGATGTGGCAACCTTGAAATTCTACCTGACACTATATGCAGCCTGCAAAATTTACATTTCTTGAACCTTTCACGATGTGGTGTTCTCCAAGCACTGCCCAAAAATATTGGTAACCTTTCAAATTTGTTGCACCTGAATTTATCACAATGCACTGATCTTGAATCAATCCCAACCTCAATAGGTCGCATTAAGAGCTTGCATATTCTGGATCTGTCTCACTGTAGTAGTCTGTCAGAGTTACCAGGATCCATTGGTGGTCTTCATGAACTTCAGATACTCATTTTATCACACCATGCAAGCAGTTTGGCATTGCCTGTATCAACTAGTCATCTCCCAAACTTGCAGACTTTAGATCTCTCATGGAATCTTGGTCTAGAGGAATTGCCTGAATCAATTGGCAATCTTCATAGTTTGAAGACCCTGATCTTGTTCCAGTGCTGGAGTCTACGTAAGCTGCCTGAGTCTATAACCAACCTCATGATGTTAGAGAGTTTGAACTTTGTTGGCTGTGAAAACCTAGCTAAGTTACCTGATGGCATGACAAGGATCACCAATCTGAAACATTTAAGAAATGACCAATGTCGATCTTTAAAACAACTACCTAATGGATTTGGGCGATGGACTAAACTTGAAACATTGTCCTTACTCATGATAGGTGACAAGCATAGCAGTATCACGGAGCTGAAAGATCTAAACAATCTAACTGGTGAGCTCAGGATTGAATGTTGGTCACACAAGATGGATCTGACAACAGCTGCCAAAAGAGCAAACTGGAGAAATAAGAAAAAACTAAGCAAGTTGACCTTGTTGTGGACCATTCCTTGTTCTGTGGATGATTTTGAAAATGTTGAAACATTTCTTGAAGTTCTTGTGCCACCCGAAAATCTTGAGGTCCTTGAAATAGATGGTTACATGGGCACTAGATTTCCCAGTTGGATGATGAAGAGCATGGAATCATGGCTCCCAAATCTTGTCTCATTAGATTTAAGCAACATTCCTAACTGTAGCTGCCTACCACCCCTCGGACACATCCCTTATCTCCAATCGCTTCATCTCCGATACATGGCCGGTGTCCATAGCATGAGCTCTGAAATTCTTGTGAAAAGACAGAAATGTGTGCTGTACCAATCACTGAAGGAACTCCATTTTGAAGACATGCCTAACCTAGAGACCTGGCCAACTTCAGCAGCGACAGATGACAGAGCTACTCAGCCAGAAGGATCCATGTTTCCTGTTCTTAAAACTGTAACCGCAACAGGATGCCCAAAGCTCAGGCCGAAACCATGCCTTCCAGATGCTATAACAGATTTGTCAATCTCCGACAGCAGCGAGATATTGTCAGTCAGGAAGATGTTTGGATCATCATCTTCCACATCCGCATCACTTCTGAGGAGATTGTGGATCAGAAAGTCCGATGTATCATCCAGTGAGTGGAAATTGTTGCAGCACAGGCCAAAACTTGAGGAACTAACCATCGAATACTGCGAAATGCTACGTGTTCTTGCAGAACCCATCAGGTACCTTACCACTCTGCGAAAGCTGAAGATCAGCAATTGCACTGAATTGGACGCGCTTCCAGAATGGATTGGTGATCTTGTAGCACTTGAATCTCTTCAAATAAGTTGCTGCCCAAAGTTGGTCTCGATCCCAAAAGGTTTGCAACATTTGACTGCTCTGGAGGAGTTAACTGTCACTGCCTGTAGCTCTGAGTTGAACGAAAACTGCAGGAAAGATACAGGCAAGGATTGGTTCAAGATCTGTCATATCCCAAACATCGTAATCTCGTGA
- the LOC127754341 gene encoding transcription factor Pur-alpha 1: MDGGGGGGGGGGVMAGPGVAGGGGGGGGGGVGGDVELVSKTLQFEHKLFYFDLKENPRGRYLKISEKTSATRSTIIVPVAGVAWFLDLFDYYIRTDERDAFSKELRLDTKVFYFDIGENKRGRFLKVSEASVNRNRSTIIVPAGSSGEEGWEAFRNVLLEINNEASRLYVLPNHPNQQHLEPPERLPGLSDDVGAGFIAGHGSQSASGPEVDVERLVDLPPQEEISGMGMSKVIRADQKRFFFDLGSNNRGHYLRISEVAGADRSSIILPLSGLKQFHEMVGHFVDIMKDRLEGMTGANVRTVESSQR; this comes from the exons atggacggcggcgggggaggaggaggaggcgggggcgtCATGGCGGGGCCCGGTGtcgcgggagggggaggaggaggagggggaggcggcgttGGGGGCGACGTGGAGCTCGTCAGCAAGACGCTGCAGTTCGAGCACAAGCTGTTCTACTTCGATCTGAAGGAGAACCCGAGGGGGAGGTACCTGAAGATCTCCGAGAAGACGTCCGCCACGCGCTCCACCATCatcgtccccgtcgccggcgtcgcctgGTTCCTCGACCTCTTCGACTACTACATCCGCACCGACGAGCGCGACGCCTTCAGCAAGGAGCTCCGCCTCGACACCAAG GTGTTCTACTTCGATATTGGGGAGAACAAGAGAGGCCGCTTCCTCAAG gTATCAGAGGCATCTGTCAACAGAAACCGTAGTACAATCATTGTTCCGGCTGGTAGTTCTGGTGAAGAAGGTTGGGAAGCATTCAGGAATGTATTGTTGGAAATAAACAATGAGGCTTCCCGACTTTATGTTCTACCAAACCATCCTAATCAG CAACACTTGGAACCTCCAGAGCGCCTTCCTGGACTTTCTGATGATGTTGGTGCTGGATTTATAGCTGGACATGGAAGTCAATCTGCTTCTGGACCAGAGGTAGATGTTGAACGCCTGGTTGATTTGCCTCCTCAGGAAGAAATTAGTGGCATGGGCATGTCTAAGGTCATAAGGGCAGATCAAAAGAGGTTCTTCTTTGACCTTGGAAGCAACAACAGGGGTCATTACCTGAGGATTTCTGAG GTTGCTGGAGCTGATCGTTCGTCGATAATCTTGCCACTCTCCGGGTTGAAGCAATTCCATGAAATGGTTGGCCACTTTGTAGATATAATGAAGGACAGGCTGGAAGGGATGACGGGCGCGAACGTGCGCACAGTGGAGTCCAGTCAGAGATGA